One Streptomyces hundungensis DNA segment encodes these proteins:
- a CDS encoding alpha-ketoacid dehydrogenase subunit beta: MTTATDNTTARRADKKPATMAQALQRAMRDAMAEDPTVHVLGEDVGTLGGVFRVTDGLAKEFGEDRCTDTPLAEAGILGTAVGMAMYGLRPVVEMQFDAFAYPAFEQLISHVSKMRNRTRGAMAMPIVVRVPYGGGIGGVEHHSDSSEAYYMATPGLKVVTPATVEDAYGLLREAIACDDPVVFLEPKRLYWSKSDWSPEAPAPVEPIGKAVVRRAGRSATLITYGPSVPVCLEAAEAAREEGWDLEVVDLRSLVPFDDETVCASVRRTGRAVVVHESSGFGGPGGEIAARVTERCFHHLEAPVLRVAGFDIPYPPPMLEKHHLPGVDRVLDAVARLQWEAGH; this comes from the coding sequence ATGACCACCGCCACCGACAACACCACCGCCCGGCGAGCCGACAAGAAGCCCGCCACCATGGCGCAGGCCCTCCAGCGCGCCATGCGCGACGCGATGGCCGAGGACCCGACCGTCCACGTCCTTGGAGAGGACGTCGGCACCCTGGGCGGCGTCTTCCGGGTCACCGACGGGCTCGCCAAGGAGTTCGGCGAGGACCGCTGCACCGACACCCCGCTCGCCGAGGCCGGCATCCTCGGCACGGCCGTCGGCATGGCGATGTACGGGCTGCGTCCGGTCGTCGAGATGCAGTTCGACGCCTTCGCGTACCCCGCGTTCGAGCAGCTCATCAGCCATGTCTCCAAGATGCGCAACCGCACCCGCGGGGCCATGGCGATGCCCATCGTGGTGCGCGTGCCCTACGGCGGCGGCATCGGTGGCGTCGAGCACCACAGCGACTCCAGCGAGGCCTACTACATGGCCACGCCCGGCCTGAAGGTCGTCACGCCCGCCACCGTGGAGGACGCGTACGGCCTGCTCAGGGAGGCCATCGCCTGCGACGACCCGGTCGTCTTCCTGGAACCCAAGCGCCTGTACTGGTCGAAGTCCGACTGGTCGCCCGAGGCCCCGGCGCCCGTGGAGCCCATCGGGAAGGCGGTCGTGCGGCGCGCCGGACGCAGCGCCACCCTCATCACCTACGGGCCGTCGGTGCCGGTGTGTCTGGAGGCGGCCGAGGCGGCCCGCGAGGAGGGCTGGGACCTCGAAGTCGTCGACCTGCGCTCGCTGGTGCCGTTCGACGACGAGACGGTGTGCGCATCGGTGCGCCGCACCGGGCGGGCCGTCGTCGTGCACGAGTCGTCCGGCTTCGGCGGGCCCGGCGGCGAGATCGCTGCGCGCGTCACCGAGCGTTGCTTCCACCATCTGGAGGCGCCCGTGCTGCGGGTGGCCGGCTTCGACATCCCCTATCCGCCGCCGATGCTGGAGAAGCACCATCTGCCCGGCGTGGACCGGGTCCTGGACGCGGTGGCCCGGTTGCAGTGGGAGGCGGGGCACTGA
- a CDS encoding dihydrolipoamide acetyltransferase family protein produces MPKVLEFKLPDLGEGLTEAEIVRWLVAVGDVVAVDQPVVEVETAKAMVEVPCPYGGVVTARFGEEGTELPVGAPLLTVAVGAPQEREGAGVSKDAGSSGDTGSSRGAGSSKDAGSAEDAAASEHSGNVLVGYGTGTATTRRRARVRPAAPAPTASPATVAVAAAPATATGPVPVISPLVRRLAREHGLDLRELRGTGPEGLILRVDVESAVRAPAEAPTPAARVAPTPAAGTSGARTGERIALKGIRGAVADKLSRSRTEIPDATCWVDADATELMAARAAMNAVGGPKVSVLALLARICAAALARFPELNATVDMAAREIVRLPEVHLGFAAQTERGLVVPVVRDAHGRNVDSLGAELARLTEAARTGTLTPAELTGGTFTLNNYGVFGVDGSTPIINHPEAAMLGVGRIIPKPWVYEGELAVRLVVQLSLTFDHRVCDGGTAGGFLRYVADCVEHPAVLLRTL; encoded by the coding sequence ATGCCGAAGGTGCTGGAGTTCAAGCTGCCCGACCTCGGTGAGGGTCTCACCGAGGCGGAGATCGTGCGCTGGCTCGTCGCGGTCGGCGACGTGGTGGCCGTGGACCAGCCGGTCGTCGAGGTCGAGACGGCCAAGGCGATGGTCGAGGTGCCCTGCCCCTACGGCGGTGTCGTCACCGCCCGCTTCGGCGAAGAGGGCACCGAACTGCCCGTGGGTGCGCCGCTGTTGACCGTGGCCGTCGGCGCGCCGCAGGAGCGGGAGGGCGCCGGGGTCTCGAAGGACGCCGGGTCCTCCGGGGACACCGGGTCATCCAGGGGTGCTGGGTCCTCCAAGGACGCCGGGTCCGCCGAGGACGCCGCCGCCTCCGAGCATTCGGGCAATGTCCTGGTGGGCTACGGGACGGGCACGGCCACCACCCGCCGCCGCGCCCGCGTGCGGCCCGCCGCCCCCGCGCCGACCGCGTCCCCCGCCACGGTCGCGGTGGCCGCCGCACCCGCCACGGCGACGGGGCCCGTGCCCGTCATCTCTCCGCTCGTGCGCAGGCTGGCCCGCGAACACGGCCTCGATCTGCGGGAGTTGCGGGGCACCGGCCCCGAGGGGCTCATCCTGCGCGTCGACGTCGAGTCGGCCGTGCGGGCGCCCGCCGAGGCCCCGACACCCGCCGCACGCGTCGCGCCGACACCCGCCGCAGGCACCAGTGGCGCACGCACCGGGGAGCGGATCGCGCTCAAGGGCATCCGGGGCGCGGTCGCCGACAAGCTCAGCCGCAGCCGTACCGAAATTCCCGACGCCACCTGCTGGGTGGACGCGGACGCCACGGAGCTGATGGCGGCCCGCGCCGCCATGAACGCCGTGGGCGGCCCCAAGGTGTCCGTCCTCGCCCTGCTCGCCCGGATCTGCGCGGCGGCCCTCGCCCGCTTCCCCGAGCTGAACGCGACGGTCGACATGGCGGCCCGCGAGATCGTGCGGCTGCCCGAGGTGCACCTGGGTTTCGCCGCGCAGACCGAGCGCGGCCTGGTCGTTCCCGTTGTCCGCGACGCCCACGGCCGCAACGTCGACTCGCTCGGCGCCGAACTCGCCCGGCTCACCGAGGCGGCCCGCACGGGCACCCTGACCCCGGCCGAACTGACCGGCGGCACCTTCACCCTCAACAACTACGGGGTGTTCGGCGTCGACGGCTCCACGCCGATCATCAACCACCCCGAAGCGGCGATGCTGGGCGTGGGCCGCATCATCCCCAAGCCCTGGGTGTACGAGGGCGAGCTCGCCGTCCGCCTGGTGGTGCAGCTCTCCCTCACCTTCGACCACCGGGTGTGCGACGGCGGCACCGCGGGGGGCTTCCTGCGCTACGTCGCGGACTGCGTGGAACACCCGGCGGTCCTGCTGCGCACCCTGTGA
- a CDS encoding NTP transferase domain-containing protein, which translates to MTAYDAATPAHDAPGTAQGAATPAYDAVVLAGGAAKRLGGADKPGLSVGGRRLLDRVLTACAGAATTVVVGGRRPTARPVVWTREEPVGGGPLAALGAGVRHTSADRVAVLSADLPFLAAGTVRDLVDALERTGGEGALCTDADGRDQPLVAVYRAEPLRRELALLATEHGSLAGLPLRLLVRELDLTRVTTDPLASFDCDTWEDLAAARARIRDHGGVLDEWITAVKNELGIELDVDTGVLLDLARDAAHGVARPAAPLTTFLVGYAAAKAGGEGKDVADAARKAAALANRWAAEAEAGDGPKNDAG; encoded by the coding sequence ATGACCGCGTATGACGCCGCGACGCCCGCGCACGACGCGCCGGGCACCGCCCAGGGCGCCGCAACACCCGCGTACGACGCCGTAGTTCTGGCCGGAGGAGCCGCCAAGCGCCTCGGCGGCGCCGACAAGCCCGGGCTCAGCGTGGGCGGCCGCCGGCTCCTCGACCGGGTGCTCACCGCCTGCGCCGGCGCGGCGACGACGGTGGTGGTCGGTGGGCGGCGGCCGACCGCGCGGCCCGTGGTGTGGACCCGGGAGGAACCGGTCGGCGGAGGGCCGCTGGCCGCGCTGGGCGCCGGAGTGCGCCACACATCGGCCGACCGCGTCGCTGTGCTCTCGGCCGATCTGCCGTTCCTGGCGGCCGGCACCGTCAGGGACCTCGTCGACGCACTGGAACGCACCGGCGGCGAGGGCGCGCTCTGCACCGACGCCGACGGCCGTGACCAGCCCCTGGTCGCCGTCTACCGCGCCGAACCACTGCGCCGCGAGCTCGCCCTGCTCGCCACCGAACACGGCTCGCTCGCGGGCCTTCCGCTGCGGCTGCTCGTACGCGAACTCGACCTGACCCGCGTCACCACGGACCCCCTCGCCTCGTTCGACTGCGACACCTGGGAGGACCTCGCCGCCGCCCGGGCCCGGATCAGGGACCATGGGGGCGTGCTGGACGAATGGATCACCGCAGTCAAGAACGAACTCGGCATCGAGCTGGACGTCGACACCGGCGTCCTGCTCGACCTGGCCAGGGACGCCGCCCACGGTGTCGCCCGGCCCGCCGCCCCGCTCACCACCTTCCTCGTCGGCTACGCGGCCGCGAAGGCGGGCGGTGAGGGCAAGGACGTGGCGGATGCGGCCCGCAAAGCGGCCGCGCTCGCCAACCGCTGGGCGGCAGAGGCAGAGGCCGGCGACGGTCCGAAGAACGACGCCGGATGA
- a CDS encoding molybdopterin molybdotransferase MoeA, with amino-acid sequence MTAESTGADDGSDEALALLREARPAAASDREARPAAARERDARPTGEGHTGASPSAARKAPRPRAAAWADARAIAARAGRAAPARSHRVPLERALGEILTEPLTALTDLPSFDTSAMDGWAVAGPGPWTVQDGGILAGHAASGALADGEAVRIATGARIPAGATAVIRSEHARSDEARTQLQADRVVLHGQDIRPRGQECRSGDVLLPATALVTPAVLGLAAAAGYDELDTVPRPRVEVLVLGDELLTQGLPHDGLIRDALGPMLGVWLRALGADVIGTRRLKDDAGALLAAVTGSPADVVITTGGTASGPLDHVHPVLHSAGAELLVDGVAVRPGHPMLLAGIGVGKHLVGLPGNPLAAVSGLLTLAEPLLCELARRPRPAPYTAPLRNEVQGHPHDTRLVPVVHRAERVVPLHYNGPAMLRGIAAADGLAVVAPGGARAGQEVEILDLPWVEAGSGQGCFT; translated from the coding sequence ATGACCGCCGAAAGCACGGGCGCGGACGACGGATCCGACGAGGCTCTCGCCCTGCTGCGCGAAGCCCGGCCCGCGGCGGCCAGCGATCGAGAGGCCCGGCCCGCGGCGGCCCGCGAACGCGACGCCCGGCCCACGGGCGAAGGCCACACGGGTGCTTCCCCGTCCGCCGCTCGCAAGGCCCCCCGTCCCCGAGCCGCCGCCTGGGCCGACGCCCGCGCCATTGCCGCGAGGGCGGGCCGCGCCGCCCCGGCCCGCTCCCATCGGGTGCCGCTGGAGCGGGCCCTGGGCGAGATCCTCACCGAACCGCTCACCGCCCTCACCGACCTGCCGTCCTTCGACACCTCTGCCATGGACGGCTGGGCGGTCGCGGGCCCCGGCCCCTGGACGGTGCAGGACGGCGGCATCCTCGCCGGACACGCCGCTTCCGGCGCCCTCGCCGACGGCGAAGCCGTCCGTATCGCCACCGGCGCCCGCATCCCCGCAGGCGCCACCGCGGTCATCCGCAGCGAGCACGCCCGCAGCGACGAGGCCCGCACCCAGCTCCAGGCCGACCGCGTGGTGCTGCACGGCCAGGACATCCGCCCGCGCGGCCAGGAGTGCCGCTCGGGCGATGTCCTGCTGCCCGCCACCGCGCTCGTCACCCCGGCAGTGCTCGGGCTGGCCGCGGCCGCCGGATACGACGAGCTGGACACCGTGCCGAGGCCCCGGGTCGAGGTCCTGGTGCTGGGCGACGAACTGCTCACCCAGGGGCTCCCCCACGACGGGCTGATCCGTGACGCGCTCGGACCGATGCTCGGGGTCTGGCTGCGGGCGCTCGGCGCCGACGTCATCGGGACCCGGCGGCTGAAGGACGACGCGGGGGCGCTGCTCGCCGCCGTCACCGGCTCCCCGGCCGATGTCGTGATCACCACCGGCGGCACCGCGTCCGGGCCGCTCGACCATGTCCACCCCGTGCTGCACAGCGCCGGAGCCGAGCTACTCGTCGACGGAGTCGCGGTACGGCCCGGCCATCCGATGCTGCTGGCAGGGATCGGGGTGGGAAAGCACCTGGTGGGGTTGCCCGGAAATCCCCTCGCGGCGGTCTCCGGCCTTCTGACCCTGGCCGAGCCGCTGCTGTGCGAACTCGCCCGCAGGCCAAGGCCCGCCCCCTACACCGCGCCGCTGCGCAACGAGGTGCAGGGCCATCCGCACGACACCCGGCTCGTTCCGGTGGTGCACCGCGCGGAACGAGTCGTGCCCCTGCACTACAACGGGCCGGCGATGCTGCGGGGGATCGCCGCCGCCGACGGGCTCGCGGTCGTGGCACCCGGCGGGGCCCGCGCCGGCCAGGAGGTCGAGATCCTCGACCTGCCCTGGGTAGAAGCCGGCTCGGGACAGGGGTGTTTCACGTGA
- a CDS encoding potassium channel family protein — protein sequence MARQAGEELVTRRVKLPRRVVDRPLRQVAKRILMALAVLILTTLIVWIDRDGYHDNANGKVDFLDAVYYATVTLSTTGYGDIVPYSDSARLTNILLVTPLRVLFLIILVGTTLEVLTERTREEWRLNRWKAQLREHTVVVGFGTKGRSALQTLCARGLKQDQVVIVDPSAKVIEAANAEGFVGVIGDATRSDVLVRAELHKARQVIIATQRDDTAVLVTLTARQLNRGAKIVAAVREEENAPLLRQSGADAVITSASAAGRLLGLSVLSPSAGTVMEDLIQQGSGLDMVERPVKKSEVGRGVRETEDLVVSVLRGHRLLAYDDPRASPLQLTDRLITIVRAGGTAAQGQPE from the coding sequence ATGGCACGCCAGGCGGGCGAGGAGCTCGTCACCCGACGGGTGAAACTGCCCCGCCGGGTCGTCGACCGGCCGCTGCGCCAGGTCGCCAAGCGCATCCTGATGGCGCTCGCCGTCCTGATACTGACGACCCTCATCGTCTGGATCGACCGCGACGGCTATCACGACAACGCCAACGGCAAGGTCGACTTCCTCGACGCCGTCTACTACGCCACCGTCACGCTCTCCACAACGGGCTACGGCGACATCGTCCCCTACAGCGACAGCGCCCGTCTGACCAACATCCTGCTGGTCACGCCGCTGCGCGTGCTGTTCCTGATCATCCTCGTCGGAACCACTCTCGAAGTCCTCACCGAACGGACCCGCGAAGAGTGGCGGCTCAACCGCTGGAAGGCCCAATTGCGCGAGCACACCGTCGTCGTCGGTTTTGGTACGAAGGGCCGCTCGGCGCTTCAGACCCTGTGCGCGCGGGGCCTGAAGCAGGACCAGGTCGTCATCGTCGACCCCAGCGCCAAGGTGATCGAGGCCGCCAACGCGGAGGGCTTCGTCGGGGTCATCGGCGACGCGACCCGCAGCGACGTCCTCGTACGGGCCGAACTGCACAAGGCCCGCCAGGTCATCATCGCCACCCAGCGCGACGACACCGCCGTCCTGGTCACGCTGACGGCCCGCCAGCTCAACCGGGGCGCGAAGATCGTCGCCGCGGTGCGGGAGGAGGAGAACGCGCCGCTGCTGCGCCAGTCCGGCGCGGACGCCGTCATCACCAGCGCCAGCGCGGCCGGCCGGCTGCTCGGCCTCTCCGTGCTCAGCCCGAGCGCGGGCACCGTGATGGAGGACCTGATCCAGCAGGGCAGCGGGCTCGACATGGTGGAGCGGCCCGTGAAGAAGAGCGAGGTCGGCCGCGGAGTGCGGGAGACCGAGGACCTGGTGGTGAGCGTGTTGCGCGGCCACCGCCTGCTGGCCTACGACGACCCCAGGGCGAGCCCGCTCCAGCTCACCGACCGGCTCATCACGATCGTACGAGCGGGCGGTACGGCGGCGCAGGGTCAGCCGGAGTAG
- a CDS encoding NAD(P)H-quinone oxidoreductase, whose protein sequence is MYAITIPEPGGPEALIWAEVPDPVPGEGEVLVEVAAAAVNRADVLQRQGFYNPPPGASPYPGLECSGRIAALGPGVTGWSVGDEVCALLSGGGYAQKVAVPAGQLLPVPEGVDLVTAAALPEVTCTVWSNVFMVSHLRPGETLLVHGGASGIGTMAIQLGKAVGAKVAVTAGGPAKLERCAELGADILIDYREQDFVDEVLKATDGVGADVVLDIMGAKYLERNVRALAVNGRLAIIGLQGGAKGELNLGALLTKRAAVTATSLRGRPASEKATIVAAVREHVWPLIAGGQVRPVVDRTLPLADAAEGHRVLEASSHVGKVLLTA, encoded by the coding sequence ATGTATGCGATCACGATTCCTGAGCCGGGCGGTCCCGAGGCGCTGATCTGGGCCGAGGTCCCCGATCCCGTACCGGGCGAGGGCGAGGTCCTCGTCGAGGTGGCCGCCGCCGCCGTCAACCGTGCCGATGTGCTCCAGCGCCAGGGCTTCTACAACCCGCCGCCCGGCGCCTCTCCCTACCCGGGCCTGGAGTGCTCGGGGCGGATCGCCGCGCTCGGGCCGGGGGTGACCGGCTGGAGCGTCGGCGACGAGGTGTGCGCGCTGCTGAGCGGCGGCGGCTACGCGCAGAAGGTGGCCGTGCCGGCCGGCCAGCTGCTGCCCGTGCCCGAGGGCGTGGACCTGGTCACGGCGGCGGCGCTGCCCGAGGTCACCTGCACCGTGTGGTCCAACGTGTTCATGGTGTCCCATCTGCGCCCCGGCGAGACGCTCCTGGTGCACGGCGGGGCGAGCGGCATCGGCACCATGGCGATTCAGCTGGGCAAGGCGGTCGGCGCCAAGGTCGCGGTGACCGCGGGAGGCCCCGCCAAGCTGGAGCGCTGCGCCGAACTGGGCGCCGACATCCTGATCGACTACCGCGAACAGGACTTCGTGGACGAGGTGTTGAAGGCCACGGACGGCGTCGGCGCCGATGTCGTCCTCGACATCATGGGCGCCAAGTACCTGGAGCGGAACGTGCGCGCCCTCGCCGTCAACGGACGTCTCGCGATCATCGGCCTCCAGGGCGGCGCCAAGGGCGAGCTGAACCTCGGCGCGCTGCTCACCAAGCGGGCCGCCGTCACCGCGACCTCCCTGCGCGGCCGCCCCGCCTCGGAGAAGGCGACGATCGTGGCGGCCGTACGCGAACACGTGTGGCCGCTGATCGCCGGGGGCCAGGTGCGTCCCGTGGTCGACCGGACGCTGCCGCTCGCGGACGCCGCCGAAGGACACCGGGTGCTCGAGGCGTCGAGCCACGTCGGCAAGGTGCTGCTGACGGCCTGA
- a CDS encoding bacterial proteasome activator family protein — translation MEMPRNDKSPDSPPILVVGQDGMAIGGGDDESREVPVTEMVEQPAKVMRIGSMIKQLLEEVRAAPLDEASRVRLKDIHASSVKELEDGLAPELVEELERLSLPFTDEAIPSEAELRIAQAQLVGWLEGLFHGIQTALFAQQMAARAQLEQMRRALPPGTLHEDDDEDGPHTGARSGPYL, via the coding sequence ATGGAGATGCCGAGGAACGATAAGTCGCCGGACAGCCCCCCCATCCTGGTCGTAGGCCAGGACGGTATGGCCATCGGCGGTGGAGACGACGAGTCCCGCGAGGTCCCGGTGACGGAAATGGTCGAACAGCCCGCGAAGGTCATGCGCATCGGCAGCATGATCAAGCAGCTCCTCGAGGAAGTCCGCGCGGCTCCTCTCGACGAGGCGAGCCGTGTGCGCCTCAAGGACATCCACGCTTCGTCGGTCAAGGAGCTGGAGGACGGTCTGGCGCCGGAGCTGGTCGAGGAGCTGGAGCGACTCTCCCTGCCGTTCACGGACGAGGCGATCCCCTCGGAGGCCGAACTCCGCATCGCCCAGGCCCAGTTGGTCGGCTGGCTCGAAGGTCTCTTCCACGGGATCCAGACGGCGCTGTTCGCCCAGCAGATGGCGGCCCGCGCCCAGTTGGAGCAGATGCGTCGCGCACTGCCTCCCGGGACGCTGCACGAGGACGACGACGAGGACGGCCCGCACACGGGCGCCCGCTCGGGCCCCTACCTGTAA
- a CDS encoding protein kinase domain-containing protein produces MSQDGAHGRYAGGSIAGGRYQLRDLLGEGGMASVYLAYDSALDRQVAIKTLHTELGREQSFRERFRREAQAVAKLQHTNIVSVFDTGEDTVTFNGSAGGEGVMPYIVMEYVEGEPLSSTLHRDTQQYGAMPADKALKVTADVLAALEVSHEMGLVHRDIKPGNVMMTKRGVVKVMDFGIARAMQSGVTSMTQTGMVVGTPQYLSPEQALGRGVDARSDLYSVGIMLFQLLTGRIPFDADSALAIAYAHVQEEPVAPSSVNRSITPAMDALVARALKKNPNERFPSAQAMHDEILRIASAGQMGAAPVITGGAPPVSGTGVAATVFPPLGSGTAPGPQGSVQTPYQPGPYGPPTPAPTPQPSYGYPQQPAPMAAQTPPPYTMSPAHTPAASGGSKRNTPVIVGAIVVALLAVGGLVTALALNKNDDTGGGSDAKSSGSAAPAGHKGPERERTMNTEKCTSPQTSTLDPGKVQAPDFSYKDILSVKSCIQAAGWKVNTETIDNGQWGQDVVVTQFPAAGVDVDKKNAQFTLQISSGNPPSQ; encoded by the coding sequence ATGAGCCAGGACGGCGCACACGGTCGCTATGCGGGCGGTTCCATCGCGGGCGGGCGCTACCAGCTGCGCGACCTCCTCGGCGAGGGCGGCATGGCGTCGGTGTACCTCGCGTACGACTCCGCTCTCGACCGTCAGGTCGCCATCAAGACGCTGCACACCGAGCTCGGCCGGGAGCAGTCGTTCCGCGAGCGGTTCCGCCGCGAGGCGCAGGCCGTCGCCAAGCTCCAGCACACCAACATCGTCTCCGTCTTCGACACCGGCGAGGACACGGTCACCTTCAACGGCTCCGCCGGCGGCGAGGGCGTGATGCCGTACATCGTCATGGAGTACGTGGAGGGCGAGCCGCTCAGCTCGACGCTGCACCGCGACACCCAGCAGTACGGGGCGATGCCCGCCGACAAGGCCCTCAAGGTGACCGCCGACGTGCTGGCCGCGCTTGAGGTCAGCCACGAGATGGGCCTGGTCCACCGGGACATCAAGCCGGGCAACGTGATGATGACCAAGCGCGGCGTCGTCAAGGTGATGGACTTCGGCATCGCCCGCGCCATGCAGTCCGGCGTCACCTCCATGACCCAGACCGGCATGGTCGTGGGCACCCCCCAGTACCTGTCGCCGGAGCAGGCGCTGGGCCGCGGCGTGGACGCCCGCTCCGACCTGTACTCGGTCGGCATCATGCTCTTCCAGCTCCTGACCGGCCGCATCCCCTTCGACGCGGACTCGGCGCTTGCGATCGCGTACGCACACGTCCAGGAGGAGCCGGTCGCGCCCTCCTCCGTCAACCGGTCGATCACCCCGGCCATGGACGCGCTGGTCGCCCGCGCGCTGAAGAAGAACCCGAACGAGCGTTTCCCGAGCGCCCAGGCCATGCACGACGAGATCCTGCGGATCGCCTCCGCGGGCCAGATGGGCGCGGCCCCGGTCATCACCGGCGGCGCCCCGCCCGTCAGCGGCACCGGGGTCGCCGCGACCGTCTTCCCGCCGCTCGGCTCGGGGACCGCGCCCGGCCCGCAGGGCAGTGTCCAGACGCCGTACCAGCCGGGGCCCTACGGTCCGCCCACCCCGGCGCCGACGCCGCAGCCCTCGTACGGCTACCCGCAGCAGCCCGCCCCGATGGCGGCCCAGACGCCGCCGCCGTACACGATGTCCCCGGCGCACACCCCCGCCGCCTCCGGCGGTTCCAAGCGGAACACCCCGGTGATCGTGGGCGCGATCGTGGTGGCGCTGCTCGCGGTCGGCGGTCTGGTCACGGCGCTGGCCCTGAACAAGAACGACGACACGGGCGGCGGCAGCGACGCGAAGTCCAGCGGCTCGGCGGCCCCCGCCGGCCACAAGGGCCCGGAGCGCGAGCGCACGATGAACACGGAGAAGTGCACCTCGCCGCAGACCTCCACCCTCGACCCGGGCAAGGTCCAGGCTCCCGACTTCTCCTACAAGGACATCCTGTCGGTGAAGTCCTGCATTCAGGCCGCGGGCTGGAAGGTCAACACCGAGACGATCGACAACGGCCAGTGGGGCCAGGACGTGGTGGTCACCCAGTTCCCCGCCGCCGGAGTCGACGTGGACAAGAAGAACGCGCAGTTCACGCTCCAGATCTCCTCGGGCAACCCGCCCTCGCAGTAA
- a CDS encoding protein kinase domain-containing protein, producing MAPEPDGNGAGMADGQDHESWVGGLVGDGRYRLTHRLGRGGMAEVFAAEDVRLGRTVAVKLLRADLAEDPVSKARFTREAQSVAGLNHHAVVAVYDSGEDVVGGRTVPYIVMELVEGRTIRDLLVDADAPPPEQALIIVSGVLEALAYSHQHGIVHRDIKPANVIITDTGAVKVMDFGIARALHGAQSTMTQTGMVMGTPQYLSPEQALGKAVDHRSDLYATGCLLYELLALRPPFIGETPLSVVYQHVQDMPVPPSQAAHVAPPELDGLVMRSLAKDPDDRFQSAEEMRGLVQYGLQMLQAQGGHTGTWNTGPVELMHEGAHTPAMGTAGATSVMGHPVHGETSQFGGPMLPPMNPNDGGYDGYDHGGHKQGGGGRSGKMVLFVVLAIVAIAVGVAFALSATQGSGSGSGGGGKTSNTPKTSPSVSQSDTPSTPDTPGTSQGQTYGSSTSGNGESPSRHRSRSASPSPSKSQSSHSPGTDQGTTDGTSTGTSEGTTEGTTDGTSTGTSKGTTEGTTTGTSKGTTEGTTTGTSKGTTEGTTTGTSKGTTQGTTSGPGGTPSP from the coding sequence ATGGCACCCGAACCCGACGGAAACGGCGCCGGGATGGCCGATGGTCAGGACCACGAGTCCTGGGTCGGCGGCCTCGTCGGCGACGGCCGGTACCGCCTGACCCACCGGCTCGGCCGCGGTGGCATGGCGGAGGTGTTCGCCGCCGAGGACGTACGCCTCGGCCGTACCGTCGCCGTGAAGCTGCTCCGTGCCGATCTCGCCGAGGACCCGGTGTCCAAGGCGCGCTTCACGCGTGAGGCGCAGTCGGTGGCCGGTCTCAACCACCACGCGGTGGTGGCGGTGTACGACTCCGGTGAGGACGTCGTGGGCGGCCGGACCGTCCCGTACATCGTCATGGAGCTCGTCGAGGGCCGCACCATCCGCGACCTGTTGGTGGACGCGGATGCCCCGCCGCCGGAGCAGGCGCTGATCATCGTGTCCGGTGTTCTGGAGGCGCTGGCCTACTCGCACCAGCACGGCATCGTGCACCGGGACATCAAGCCCGCCAACGTGATCATCACGGACACCGGCGCGGTCAAGGTGATGGACTTCGGCATCGCGCGGGCCCTGCACGGTGCCCAGTCGACGATGACCCAGACCGGCATGGTCATGGGCACGCCGCAGTACCTCTCGCCCGAGCAGGCGCTCGGCAAGGCCGTCGACCACCGCTCCGACCTGTACGCCACGGGTTGTCTGCTGTACGAACTCCTCGCGCTGCGGCCCCCGTTCATCGGCGAGACGCCGCTGAGCGTGGTCTACCAGCACGTCCAGGACATGCCGGTGCCGCCCTCGCAGGCGGCCCATGTGGCGCCGCCGGAACTCGACGGCCTCGTCATGCGTTCTCTCGCCAAGGACCCGGACGACCGTTTCCAGTCCGCCGAGGAGATGCGCGGCCTGGTCCAGTACGGCTTGCAGATGCTCCAGGCGCAGGGCGGCCACACCGGCACCTGGAACACCGGCCCGGTCGAGCTGATGCACGAGGGCGCCCACACCCCGGCGATGGGCACCGCCGGTGCGACGTCGGTCATGGGCCATCCCGTGCACGGGGAGACCTCGCAGTTCGGCGGCCCGATGCTGCCGCCGATGAACCCGAACGACGGCGGGTACGACGGCTACGACCACGGCGGCCACAAGCAGGGCGGCGGTGGCCGCAGCGGCAAGATGGTGCTGTTCGTGGTGCTCGCGATCGTGGCGATCGCTGTGGGTGTCGCGTTCGCGCTGAGCGCCACCCAGGGCTCGGGTTCGGGCTCCGGCGGTGGCGGCAAGACCTCCAACACGCCGAAGACCTCGCCGTCGGTCTCCCAGTCGGACACTCCCTCGACGCCGGACACGCCGGGCACCAGTCAGGGCCAGACGTACGGCAGCAGCACGAGCGGCAACGGCGAGTCCCCCTCGCGTCACCGCTCGCGCTCGGCCTCGCCGTCGCCAAGCAAGTCGCAGTCCTCGCACTCCCCGGGCACGGACCAGGGGACGACCGACGGCACGTCGACGGGCACCAGCGAAGGCACCACCGAAGGCACGACCGACGGCACCTCGACGGGCACCAGCAAGGGCACCACCGAGGGCACGACGACCGGGACCAGCAAGGGCACGACCGAGGGCACCACGACGGGCACGAGCAAGGGCACCACCGAAGGCACGACGACGGGTACCAGCAAGGGCACCACCCAAGGCACCACGTCCGGCCCCGGCGGTACGCCGAGCCCCTGA